A single region of the Ziziphus jujuba cultivar Dongzao chromosome 10, ASM3175591v1 genome encodes:
- the LOC107411974 gene encoding mitogen-activated protein kinase kinase kinase ANP1 isoform X1, with protein MQDMLGSVRRSLVFRTSSPDGEDSPSPIGGPTFTLVDKINSCIRKSRVFSKPSSPLAPPSPSPPPMAKDNTPPIRWRKGELIGCGAFGRVYMGMNLDSGELLAVKQVLIAANTDSKEKAQAHIKELEEEVKLLKNLSHPNIVRYLGTVREEETLNILLEFVPGGSISSLLGKFGSFPEAVVRTYTKQLLLGLAYLHKNGIMHRDIKGANILVDNKGCIKLADFGASKQVVELATISGAKSMKGTPYWMAPEVILQTGHSFSADIWSVGCTVIEMATGKPPWSQQFQEVAALFHIGTTKSHPPIPEHLSVEAKDFLLKCLQKEPNLRPAASELLQHPFVTGEPMESHPAFSTSMMENSETSSPSNTKDLETYKMMTCLETADDCNLGSLNCSTVSPEKSFKSKHLWRINSSDDDMCQIDDSNDITMGEGRLNSSLMPDNFKSFNPMSEPSDDWVCKLAASPEAECEGMNLDPDQKIHLRGGCAETFNDREKDFSFPCGPSLSEDDEELTESKIRAFLDEKALELKKLQTPLYEEFYNSMNGACSPSYVESTCDETTPRYLKLPPKSRSPSRGPMGTPSAVVDAHSTGSPGSNGKRVSNICNASDQSSQDIPVIDGQQEPGSPSMSFSERQRKWKEELDQELERKREMMRQAGLGGKTSSPKDRAINRQRELTRFASPGR; from the exons atgCAAGACATGTTGGGATCAGTTCGGCGATCACTGGTGTTCCGTACTTCTTCTCCGGACGGCGAAGATTCACCTTCTCCAATCGGAGGACCCACCTTCACTTTGGTCGACAAGATCAATTCCTGCATTCGTAAATCTAGAGTCTTCTCCAAACCCTCATCGCCTCTGGCTCCCCCGTCTCCTTCGCCGCCTCCCATGGCCAAGGACAACACGCCGCCGATCCGATGGCGCAAGGGCGAGTTGATCGGTTGCGGCGCCTTTGGCCGTGTCTACATGGGCATGAATCTTGACTCCGGAGAGCTTCTGGCCGTTAAACAG GTTTTGATTGCAGCTAATACTGATTCAAAGGAGAAAGCTCAG GCTCACATCAAGGAGCTTGAGGAGGAAGTGAAGCTTCTGAAAAATTTATCTCATCCGAATATTGTT AGATATCTTGGAACAGTGAGGGAGGAGGAAACATTAAACATTCTATTGGAATTTGTACCTGGTGGATCCATATCATCACTTTTGGGAAAATTTGGATCTTTCCCAGAGGCT GTTGTTAGAACATACACAAAGCAGTTATTGTTGGGTCTAGCATATCTACATAAGAATGGAATTATGCACAGGGACATTAAG GGGGCCAATATCCTTGTTGATAATAAAGGATGCATTAAACTTGCAGATTTTGGTGCATCAAAACAGGTTGTTGAGCTG GCAACTATTTCTGGTGCAAAGTCTATGAAGGGTACTCCATACTGGATGGCTCCTGAAGTCATTCTCCAGACGGGTCATAGCTT CTCTGCTGATATATGGAGTGTTGGATGTACTGTAATCGAAATGGCCACTGGAAAGCCTCCCTGGAGTCAACAGTTTCAAGAG GTGGCTGCTTTGTTTCATATAGGGACAACAAAGTCCCATCCACCAATACCTGAGCATCTCTCTGTTGAGGCGAAAGATTTTCTTCTGAAATGCCTTCAAAA GGAACCAAATTTGAGGCCAGCTGCATCTGAGCTGCTTCAG CATCCCTTTGTAACAGGGGAACCCATGGAATCTCATCCTGCTTTTAGTACTTCTATGATG GAAAATTCTGAAACCTCTTCACCATCGAACACCAAAGATCTGGAAACCTA TAAAATGATGACTTGCCTTGAGACAGCTGATGACTGTAATTTGGGTAGTTTGAATTGCTCTACTGTGTCTCCTGAGAAGTCATTCAAAAGTAAACATCTTTGGAGAATAAACAGCAGTGATGATGACATGTGTCAGATTGATGACAGCAATGATATTACGATGGGTGAAGGAAGGCTCAACTCATCCTTGATGCCTGACAACTTTAAG AGCTTTAATCCCATGAGCGAACCCTCTGATGATTGGGTTTGCAAATTAGCTGCAAGTCCAGAAGCAGAATGTGAAGGAATGAATTTGGATCCTGATCAAAAAATTCATTTGCGTGGTGGCTGCGCAGAAACTTTTAATGATAGggaaaaagatttttcttttccttgtggACCTTCACTCTCTGAGGATGATGAAGAACTTACTGAATCTAAAATTAGAGCATTTTTGGATGAGAAG GCTCTAGAATTGAAGAAACTGCAAACGCCTTTATATGAAGAGTTCTACAACAGCATGAATGGAGCTTGCTCTCCTAGTTATGTGGAAAGCACATGTGATGAAACTACTCCAAGATACTTGAAATTACCTCCCAAAAGTAGATCACCAAGTCGGGGTCCAATGGGTACCCCATCTGCAGTGGTTGATGCTCATAGTACTGGAAGCCCTGGGAGTAATGGTAAGCGTGTGTCAAATATTTGCAATGCAAGCGATCAAAGTTCACAGGACATTCCTGTAATTGATGGTCAGCAGGAGCCTGGTAGTCCAAG CATGAGCTTTTCTGAGCGACAGAGGAAGTGGAAAGAAGAGCTTGACCAAGAacttgagagaaagagag AGATGATGCGCCAAGCTGGTTTGGGAGGGAAAACATCATCACCTAAGGATCGGGCTATTAATAGGCAGAGGGAGTTGACAAGGTTCGCATCTCCTGGAAGATAA
- the LOC107411974 gene encoding mitogen-activated protein kinase kinase kinase NPK1 isoform X3: MQDMLGSVRRSLVFRTSSPDGEDSPSPIGGPTFTLVDKINSCIRKSRVFSKPSSPLAPPSPSPPPMAKDNTPPIRWRKGELIGCGAFGRVYMGMNLDSGELLAVKQVLIAANTDSKEKAQAHIKELEEEVKLLKNLSHPNIVRYLGTVREEETLNILLEFVPGGSISSLLGKFGSFPEAVVRTYTKQLLLGLAYLHKNGIMHRDIKGANILVDNKGCIKLADFGASKQVVELATISGAKSMKGTPYWMAPEVILQTGHSFSADIWSVGCTVIEMATGKPPWSQQFQEVAALFHIGTTKSHPPIPEHLSVEAKDFLLKCLQKEPNLRPAASELLQHPFVTGEPMESHPAFSTSMMENSETSSPSNTKDLETYKMMTCLETADDCNLGSLNCSTVSPEKSFKSKHLWRINSSDDDMCQIDDSNDITMGEGRLNSSLMPDNFKSFNPMSEPSDDWVCKLAASPEAECEGMNLDPDQKIHLRGGCAETFNDREKDFSFPCGPSLSEDDEELTESKIRAFLDEKALELKKLQTPLYEEFYNSMNGACSPSYVESTCDETTPRYLKLPPKSRSPSRGPMGTPSAVVDAHSTGSPGSNGKRVSNICNASDQSSQDIPVIDGQQEPGSPRDDAPSWFGRENIIT; encoded by the exons atgCAAGACATGTTGGGATCAGTTCGGCGATCACTGGTGTTCCGTACTTCTTCTCCGGACGGCGAAGATTCACCTTCTCCAATCGGAGGACCCACCTTCACTTTGGTCGACAAGATCAATTCCTGCATTCGTAAATCTAGAGTCTTCTCCAAACCCTCATCGCCTCTGGCTCCCCCGTCTCCTTCGCCGCCTCCCATGGCCAAGGACAACACGCCGCCGATCCGATGGCGCAAGGGCGAGTTGATCGGTTGCGGCGCCTTTGGCCGTGTCTACATGGGCATGAATCTTGACTCCGGAGAGCTTCTGGCCGTTAAACAG GTTTTGATTGCAGCTAATACTGATTCAAAGGAGAAAGCTCAG GCTCACATCAAGGAGCTTGAGGAGGAAGTGAAGCTTCTGAAAAATTTATCTCATCCGAATATTGTT AGATATCTTGGAACAGTGAGGGAGGAGGAAACATTAAACATTCTATTGGAATTTGTACCTGGTGGATCCATATCATCACTTTTGGGAAAATTTGGATCTTTCCCAGAGGCT GTTGTTAGAACATACACAAAGCAGTTATTGTTGGGTCTAGCATATCTACATAAGAATGGAATTATGCACAGGGACATTAAG GGGGCCAATATCCTTGTTGATAATAAAGGATGCATTAAACTTGCAGATTTTGGTGCATCAAAACAGGTTGTTGAGCTG GCAACTATTTCTGGTGCAAAGTCTATGAAGGGTACTCCATACTGGATGGCTCCTGAAGTCATTCTCCAGACGGGTCATAGCTT CTCTGCTGATATATGGAGTGTTGGATGTACTGTAATCGAAATGGCCACTGGAAAGCCTCCCTGGAGTCAACAGTTTCAAGAG GTGGCTGCTTTGTTTCATATAGGGACAACAAAGTCCCATCCACCAATACCTGAGCATCTCTCTGTTGAGGCGAAAGATTTTCTTCTGAAATGCCTTCAAAA GGAACCAAATTTGAGGCCAGCTGCATCTGAGCTGCTTCAG CATCCCTTTGTAACAGGGGAACCCATGGAATCTCATCCTGCTTTTAGTACTTCTATGATG GAAAATTCTGAAACCTCTTCACCATCGAACACCAAAGATCTGGAAACCTA TAAAATGATGACTTGCCTTGAGACAGCTGATGACTGTAATTTGGGTAGTTTGAATTGCTCTACTGTGTCTCCTGAGAAGTCATTCAAAAGTAAACATCTTTGGAGAATAAACAGCAGTGATGATGACATGTGTCAGATTGATGACAGCAATGATATTACGATGGGTGAAGGAAGGCTCAACTCATCCTTGATGCCTGACAACTTTAAG AGCTTTAATCCCATGAGCGAACCCTCTGATGATTGGGTTTGCAAATTAGCTGCAAGTCCAGAAGCAGAATGTGAAGGAATGAATTTGGATCCTGATCAAAAAATTCATTTGCGTGGTGGCTGCGCAGAAACTTTTAATGATAGggaaaaagatttttcttttccttgtggACCTTCACTCTCTGAGGATGATGAAGAACTTACTGAATCTAAAATTAGAGCATTTTTGGATGAGAAG GCTCTAGAATTGAAGAAACTGCAAACGCCTTTATATGAAGAGTTCTACAACAGCATGAATGGAGCTTGCTCTCCTAGTTATGTGGAAAGCACATGTGATGAAACTACTCCAAGATACTTGAAATTACCTCCCAAAAGTAGATCACCAAGTCGGGGTCCAATGGGTACCCCATCTGCAGTGGTTGATGCTCATAGTACTGGAAGCCCTGGGAGTAATGGTAAGCGTGTGTCAAATATTTGCAATGCAAGCGATCAAAGTTCACAGGACATTCCTGTAATTGATGGTCAGCAGGAGCCTGGTAGTCCAAG AGATGATGCGCCAAGCTGGTTTGGGAGGGAAAACATCATCACCTAA
- the LOC107411974 gene encoding mitogen-activated protein kinase kinase kinase NPK1 isoform X2, translating to MQDMLGSVRRSLVFRTSSPDGEDSPSPIGGPTFTLVDKINSCIRKSRVFSKPSSPLAPPSPSPPPMAKDNTPPIRWRKGELIGCGAFGRVYMGMNLDSGELLAVKQVLIAANTDSKEKAQAHIKELEEEVKLLKNLSHPNIVRYLGTVREEETLNILLEFVPGGSISSLLGKFGSFPEAVVRTYTKQLLLGLAYLHKNGIMHRDIKGANILVDNKGCIKLADFGASKQVVELATISGAKSMKGTPYWMAPEVILQTGHSFSADIWSVGCTVIEMATGKPPWSQQFQEVAALFHIGTTKSHPPIPEHLSVEAKDFLLKCLQKEPNLRPAASELLQHPFVTGEPMESHPAFSTSMMENSETSSPSNTKDLETYKMMTCLETADDCNLGSLNCSTVSPEKSFKSKHLWRINSSDDDMCQIDDSNDITMGEGRLNSSLMPDNFKSFNPMSEPSDDWVCKLAASPEAECEGMNLDPDQKIHLRGGCAETFNDREKDFSFPCGPSLSEDDEELTESKIRAFLDEKALELKKLQTPLYEEFYNSMNGACSPSYVESTCDETTPRYLKLPPKSRSPSRGPMGTPSAVVDAHSTGSPGSNGKRVSNICNASDQSSQDIPVIDGQQEPGSPRGSGKKSLTKNLRERER from the exons atgCAAGACATGTTGGGATCAGTTCGGCGATCACTGGTGTTCCGTACTTCTTCTCCGGACGGCGAAGATTCACCTTCTCCAATCGGAGGACCCACCTTCACTTTGGTCGACAAGATCAATTCCTGCATTCGTAAATCTAGAGTCTTCTCCAAACCCTCATCGCCTCTGGCTCCCCCGTCTCCTTCGCCGCCTCCCATGGCCAAGGACAACACGCCGCCGATCCGATGGCGCAAGGGCGAGTTGATCGGTTGCGGCGCCTTTGGCCGTGTCTACATGGGCATGAATCTTGACTCCGGAGAGCTTCTGGCCGTTAAACAG GTTTTGATTGCAGCTAATACTGATTCAAAGGAGAAAGCTCAG GCTCACATCAAGGAGCTTGAGGAGGAAGTGAAGCTTCTGAAAAATTTATCTCATCCGAATATTGTT AGATATCTTGGAACAGTGAGGGAGGAGGAAACATTAAACATTCTATTGGAATTTGTACCTGGTGGATCCATATCATCACTTTTGGGAAAATTTGGATCTTTCCCAGAGGCT GTTGTTAGAACATACACAAAGCAGTTATTGTTGGGTCTAGCATATCTACATAAGAATGGAATTATGCACAGGGACATTAAG GGGGCCAATATCCTTGTTGATAATAAAGGATGCATTAAACTTGCAGATTTTGGTGCATCAAAACAGGTTGTTGAGCTG GCAACTATTTCTGGTGCAAAGTCTATGAAGGGTACTCCATACTGGATGGCTCCTGAAGTCATTCTCCAGACGGGTCATAGCTT CTCTGCTGATATATGGAGTGTTGGATGTACTGTAATCGAAATGGCCACTGGAAAGCCTCCCTGGAGTCAACAGTTTCAAGAG GTGGCTGCTTTGTTTCATATAGGGACAACAAAGTCCCATCCACCAATACCTGAGCATCTCTCTGTTGAGGCGAAAGATTTTCTTCTGAAATGCCTTCAAAA GGAACCAAATTTGAGGCCAGCTGCATCTGAGCTGCTTCAG CATCCCTTTGTAACAGGGGAACCCATGGAATCTCATCCTGCTTTTAGTACTTCTATGATG GAAAATTCTGAAACCTCTTCACCATCGAACACCAAAGATCTGGAAACCTA TAAAATGATGACTTGCCTTGAGACAGCTGATGACTGTAATTTGGGTAGTTTGAATTGCTCTACTGTGTCTCCTGAGAAGTCATTCAAAAGTAAACATCTTTGGAGAATAAACAGCAGTGATGATGACATGTGTCAGATTGATGACAGCAATGATATTACGATGGGTGAAGGAAGGCTCAACTCATCCTTGATGCCTGACAACTTTAAG AGCTTTAATCCCATGAGCGAACCCTCTGATGATTGGGTTTGCAAATTAGCTGCAAGTCCAGAAGCAGAATGTGAAGGAATGAATTTGGATCCTGATCAAAAAATTCATTTGCGTGGTGGCTGCGCAGAAACTTTTAATGATAGggaaaaagatttttcttttccttgtggACCTTCACTCTCTGAGGATGATGAAGAACTTACTGAATCTAAAATTAGAGCATTTTTGGATGAGAAG GCTCTAGAATTGAAGAAACTGCAAACGCCTTTATATGAAGAGTTCTACAACAGCATGAATGGAGCTTGCTCTCCTAGTTATGTGGAAAGCACATGTGATGAAACTACTCCAAGATACTTGAAATTACCTCCCAAAAGTAGATCACCAAGTCGGGGTCCAATGGGTACCCCATCTGCAGTGGTTGATGCTCATAGTACTGGAAGCCCTGGGAGTAATGGTAAGCGTGTGTCAAATATTTGCAATGCAAGCGATCAAAGTTCACAGGACATTCCTGTAATTGATGGTCAGCAGGAGCCTGGTAGTCCAAG AGGAAGTGGAAAGAAGAGCTTGACCAAGAacttgagagaaagagag AGATGA
- the LOC107411951 gene encoding putative UDP-glucuronate:xylan alpha-glucuronosyltransferase 5, which produces MASKPSSSSSKHRPFIIFLIIISLPLIFLTLSFKQKPNKFITTPKILQMENQNPFLTWFNIIANEFKKGQKIKIGLVNIGDFASTSSTGPGGVCKVLRGLANTETVTVKFDRIMPDDGNRTWKEFFPEWIDEDKKWGTPRCPEIPMPRFEDYRGLDVVVARVPCGNGTEKEGIRDVFRLQVNLVVANLAVESSWVNPDIHRNVYVVFIGYCGPMVEIFRCDDLMMHRGEYWVYKPDMSRLKQKVLMPLGTCQIAPPFAKTGKERWRNFIMSHSKLQFLNNNNATIFLPRPRYAYATILHSSESYICGAISLAQSIRLTGSTKDLILLADDSISFNSTLALRAAGWKIKRIHRIRSPFSRKGTYNEWNYSKLRIWQLFEYEKVIFIDADLLVLRNIDHFFTYPELSASANNKFLFNSGVMVVEPSACLFEDLMLKSFKLESYNNGDQGFLNEYFTWWHRMPAKLNFLKNFEHGKHEIPDNVFAVHYLGLKPWMCYRDYDCNWDLLHHHRFSSDSAHRKWWQVYDSMPLELQTYCGLTRKMGEKLKLLRERARNYGDFPDGHWKIEVKDPRQYHYVD; this is translated from the exons ATGGCTTCCAAgccctcctcttcttcttctaaaCACAGACCCTTCATCATATTCCTGATCATCATCTCTCTCCCTCTCATTTTCCTTACCCTATCATTCAAACAAAAGCCTAATAAATTCATCACCACCCCAAAAATACTTCAAATGGAAAACCAAAACCCTTTTCTTACCTGGTTCAATATCATTGCCAATGAATTCAAAAAGGGTCAAAAGATTAAGATCGGTTTGGTCAATATAGGTGATTTTGCTAGTACTAGTAGTACTGGTCCTGGTGGTGTATGCAAAGTGCTCCGTGGACTTGCAAACACAGAAACAGTCACAGTCAAGTTTGATCGAATAATGCCAGACGATGGAAATCGGACATGGAAGGAGTTTTTCCCAGAATGGATCGATGAAGACAAGAAATGGGGGACACCGAGATGCCCGGAAATCCCAATGCCGAGGTTCGAAGATTACCGGGGACTGGACGTGGTGGTGGCGAGAGTTCCATGTGGGAATGGGACAGAAAAGGAAGGGATTAGAGATGTGTTTAGGCTGCAGGTTAACCTTGTGGTAGCTAATCTGGCTGTTGAGAGTAGTTGGGTGAATCCTGATATTCATAGGAATGTTTATGTTGTGTTTATAGGTTATTGTGGGCCCATGGTAGAGATTTTCAGATGTGATGATTTGATGATGCACAGAGGTGAGTATTGGGTGTATAAGCCTGATATGAGCAGACTTAAACAGAAGGTTCTTATGCCTCTTGGGACTTGCCAAATTGCTCCTCCTTTTGCAAAAACAG GAAAAGAGCGATGGCGAAATTTCATCATGTCACACTCCAAACTACAATTTCTCAACAACAATAATGCCACAATATTTCTTCCTCGTCCAAGATATGCCTACGCTACAATCCTTCATTCTTCAGAATCATACATCTGCGGCGCAATTTCTTTAGCGCAAAGCATTCGTCTCACCGGTTCAACCAAAGACCTTATTCTTCTCGCGGATGATTCCATTTCATTCAATTCCACTCTAGCTCTTCGAGCTGCAGGATGGAAGATCAAACGCATTCATCGAATTCGAAGTCCTTTCTCTCGAAAAGGGACTTACAACGAATGGAACTACAGCAAGCTTCGTATATGGCAGCTCTTCGAATACGAAAAGGTCATCTTCATAGATGCTGACCTTCTTGTTTTGAGAAACATAGACCATTTCTTCACTTACCCTGAGCTATCAGCTTCAGCAAACAACAAGTTCTTATTCAACTCAGGTGTAATGGTGGTGGAACCGTCAGCTTGTTTGTTCGAAGATTTGATGTTGAAAAGCTTCAAATTGGAATCCTACAATAACGGAGACCAAGGTTTTCTTAATGAGTATTTCACTTGGTGGCATCGAATGCCGGCCAAATTGAATTTTCTCAAGAACTTTGAGCATGGAAAGCATGAGATTCCTGATAATGTTTTTGCTGTGCATTACTTGGGTTTGAAGCCATGGATGTGTTATAGGGACTATGATTGTAACTGGGATTTGTTGCACCACCATAGATTTTCAAGCGACTCGGCTCACAGGAAGTGGTGGCAAGTTTATGATTCCATGCCCCTGGAGCTTCAAACTTATTGTGGGCTAACAAGGAAGATGGGTGAGAAGTTGAAGTTGCTGAGAGAGAGAGCAAGGAATTATGGTGATTTTCCAGATGGGCATTGGAAGATTGAGGTTAAGGACCCTAGACAATATCATTATGTAGATTAG
- the LOC107411952 gene encoding putative UDP-glucuronate:xylan alpha-glucuronosyltransferase 5 — protein MESENPSLYWFDIIANKFEKGTKIKIGLVNIDDCTSSNITGSGGGVCKVLHGLANTDTVAVKFDRIMTEDENRTWKEFFPEWIDEDKKWGTPKCPEIPMPRFEDYPRLDVVVARVPCGNGTEKEGIRDVFRLQVNLVVANLAVESGWVSPDIRRNVYVVFIGSCGPMVEIFRCDDLVMHRGDYWVYKPEMMRLKQKVLMPVGTCQIAPPFAKTGKEGWRDYVFRSSILQNVNNVTIRRRSIYAIAYVTVLHSSESYVCGAISLAQSIRLTGSTIDLILLADDSISFNSTLALRAAGWKVLRIQRIRSPFSRKGSYNEWNYSKLRIWQLTQYEKVIFIDADLLVLRNIDHFFTYPELSASANNKFLFNSGVMVVEPSACLFEDLMVKSFKLESYNGGDQGFLNEYFTWWHRMPAKLNFLKNFERGEREIPDGVFAVHYLGLKPWMCYRDYDCNWDWLHHHRFSSDSAHKKWWQVHDTLPVELQRFCGLTKKMDEKLKFRRERAKDGDFPDGHWKIQINDPRQYHYLDM, from the exons ATGGAAAGCGAAAACCCATCTCTCTACTGGTTCGATATCATTGCCAACAAATTCGAAAAGGGTACGAAGATTAAGATCGGTTTGGTCAATATTGATGATTGTACAAGTAGTAATATTACTGGTTCTGGTGGTGGCGTATGCAAAGTACTCCATGGACTTGCAAACACAGACACAGTCGCAGTCAAGTTTGATCGAATAATGACAGAGGATGAAAATCGGACATGGAAGGAGTTTTTCCCAGAATGGATTGATGAAGACAAGAAATGGGGGACACCAAAATGCCCGGAAATCCCAATGCCGAGGTTCGAAGATTACCCGCGACTGGACGTGGTGGTGGCGAGAGTTCCATGTGGGAATGGGACGGAGAAGGAAGGGATTAGAGATGTGTTCAGGTTGCAGGTTAACCTTGTGGTGGCTAATCTCGCGGTGGAGAGTGGTTGGGTGAGTCCTGATATTCGTAGGAATGTTTATGTTGTGTTTATAGGTTCTTGTGGGCCCATGGTAGAGATTTTCAGATGTGATGATTTGGTGATGCATAGAGGTGATTATTGGGTGTATAAGCCTGAGATGATGAGGCTTAAACAGAAGGTTCTTATGCCTGTTGGGACTTGCCAAATTGCACCTCCGTTTGCAAAAACAG GTAAAGAGGGATGGCGAGACTACGTATTTAGATCCTCCATCCTCCAAAATGTCAACAACGTCACAATACGTCGTCGTTCAATATATGCCATTGCCTACGTTACAGTCCTTCACTCTTCAGAATCATATGTCTGCGGTGCCATTTCTTTAGCACAAAGCATTCGTCTGACGGGCTCTACCATCGACCTTATTCTTCTCGCCGACGATTCCATTTCATTCAATTCCACTCTAGCTCTTCGAGCAGCGGGATGGAAAGTCCTGCGGATTCAGAGAATCCGCAGTCCTTTCTCTCGGAAAGGCTCTTACAATGAATGGAACTACAGCAAGCTTCGTATTTGGCAGCTAACCCAATACGAAAAAGTCATATTCATAGATGCAGATCTTCTTGTTTTGCGAAACATCGACCATTTCTTTACCTACCCTGAGCTATCAGCTTCAGCAAACAACAAGTTCTTATTCAACTCCGGTGTGATGGTTGTGGAACCGTCCGCTTGTTTGTTCGAAGATTTGATGGTGAAAAGCTTCAAGTTGGAGTCCTACAATGGTGGAGACCAAGGTTTTCTTAATGAGTATTTCACTTGGTGGCATCGAATGCCCGCGAAATTGAATTTTCTCAAGAATTTTGAACGTGGAGAGCGTGAGATTCCTGATGGTGTTTTTGCTGTTCATTACTTGGGTTTGAAGCCATGGATGTGTTACAGGGACTATGATTGTAACTGGGATTGGTTGCATCACCATAGATTTTCTAGCGACTCAGCTCACAAGAAATGGTGGCAAGTTCATGACACCTTACCTGTGGAGCTTCAACGTTTTTGTGGATTGACGAAGAAGATGGATGAGAAGTTAAAGTTTCGTAGAGAAAGGGCAAAGGATGGTGATTTTCCAGATGGGCATTGGAAGATTCAGATTAATGACCCTAGACAGTATCATTATTTAGATATGTAG